From Acidobacteriota bacterium, a single genomic window includes:
- a CDS encoding sigma-70 family RNA polymerase sigma factor — MLEMNENAEIFMDAMSENTAAAAQTERIVFDEAFTLHHRTVFRAARSVVRDSGLAEDVTQEVFLRLHRNLDSIDNLEMLRPWLIRVALNVAKNSLRTKFRANTREENYVKENEDAGVHSVETDFEKRETLGEVNRALNKIKEPLRSCLILRQQGLSYREIAESLSLNETSIGQFVARGRKEFVRFYGKIGRDV, encoded by the coding sequence ATGCTCGAGATGAACGAAAACGCGGAAATCTTTATGGACGCGATGTCCGAAAACACGGCAGCGGCAGCTCAGACAGAAAGAATCGTATTTGATGAGGCGTTCACGCTTCACCACCGAACCGTCTTTCGGGCGGCCCGCTCGGTTGTGCGCGATTCCGGACTCGCCGAAGACGTGACGCAGGAAGTCTTCTTGCGTCTCCACCGCAATTTGGATTCGATCGACAATCTCGAAATGCTTCGCCCGTGGCTCATACGCGTCGCGCTGAACGTTGCCAAGAACTCCTTGCGGACGAAATTCAGGGCGAACACACGCGAGGAAAACTACGTCAAAGAGAATGAAGACGCGGGTGTTCATTCGGTCGAGACGGATTTCGAAAAGCGCGAGACGCTCGGCGAGGTCAATCGCGCTTTGAATAAGATCAAGGAACCGCTGAGGAGTTGTTTGATCCTCAGGCAACAGGGGTTGTCTTACCGCGAAATTGCCGAAAGCCTGTCGCTCAATGAAACGAGCATCGGGCAGTTCGTGGCACGCGGGCGAAAGGAGTTCGTCCGTTTTTACGGCAAGATCGGGAGGGACGTTTAA
- a CDS encoding protein kinase, whose translation MNFASLIGQVVDGKYKIESQLGKGGMGTVYLATHLGTERPVAVKVIVQQYMEREEFVERFRREARAAGRLRHPNVVDVTDFGIAEMGSGKTAYLVMEYLDGCTLGEILDEEKQLPLSWSLDIIEQVCSAIHEAHGQGIIHRDLKPDNIWLEPNQRGGYTVKVLDFGIAKLEEHDSELPDPGITFSGLPTEEIGPAATLADRSETVAGAGGTLVSESKTLIVRPEPGTIARESEDEKGTAIMTPIEDAGEDRTALFDSKGTKILSEAGSEQASGDSDPGHTAPRSAGLTRVGAVLGTPLYMSPEQCRGERLSPRSDIYSLGVITYQMLSGRTPFEGDFTSVMSAHKEIPPPPLEARKIPRKVRKVVHSALSKSPDERPQDAQAFAARLQASSEGIGALLNRAMTIFSERLTTFLAIGILVSIPALLIGSIRGGFKFAVGVEWIKESALTTLGIGVMELLAFLLQIFTAAILVGVITWVVAQILAVPLRPIVLRTAFAKVRQRLRPLVLTVTASTFLALVGWIVALIPAGIAGGVFGVPVYYLIGQSAGFIVGGAVSGIVWLFVGVGASALLMLVAPSIMMEGITGRAAFRRSIRLVRRSFSTVFAAALLNYVVPVLLGALIGAVISGLFKLEAKNESVAPGAPVSEKREDGLNVRLSGPVVDGAANEVAADDPDRNAKMMRRSLATGIFELLWAPITVLISTITSIITALIYFKTRQAGGESMQDLLEQFEETEQPKPKWQQRVQDRLIQSGRITSKP comes from the coding sequence ATGAATTTCGCCAGCCTTATCGGACAAGTCGTTGACGGCAAATACAAGATCGAAAGCCAACTCGGAAAAGGTGGGATGGGGACGGTTTATCTGGCCACGCACCTTGGAACCGAGCGGCCCGTCGCTGTCAAAGTCATAGTCCAGCAGTATATGGAGCGCGAAGAGTTCGTCGAACGTTTCCGGCGCGAAGCGCGCGCCGCGGGGCGTTTGCGGCATCCGAACGTCGTCGACGTGACGGATTTCGGCATTGCGGAGATGGGATCGGGGAAGACGGCGTATCTCGTGATGGAATATCTCGACGGATGCACGCTCGGCGAGATCCTTGACGAGGAGAAGCAGCTGCCGCTTTCTTGGTCACTCGACATCATCGAGCAGGTATGTTCGGCAATCCACGAAGCGCACGGTCAGGGAATCATTCATCGCGATCTGAAACCGGACAACATCTGGCTCGAACCGAATCAGCGCGGCGGGTACACCGTGAAAGTCCTGGATTTCGGCATCGCCAAGCTCGAAGAGCACGATTCGGAACTGCCCGATCCGGGAATCACCTTCTCCGGCCTCCCGACCGAAGAGATCGGTCCGGCGGCGACGCTCGCCGACCGGAGTGAAACCGTAGCCGGCGCCGGCGGAACGCTCGTCTCGGAGTCCAAGACCCTCATCGTCCGTCCAGAACCCGGAACGATCGCCAGAGAATCGGAAGACGAAAAGGGAACCGCGATTATGACGCCCATCGAAGACGCGGGCGAAGACCGTACGGCGTTGTTTGACTCAAAAGGCACCAAGATCCTCAGCGAGGCCGGCTCCGAACAAGCGTCCGGAGATTCAGATCCGGGACACACGGCGCCAAGGTCCGCCGGACTGACCCGTGTCGGCGCCGTTCTCGGTACCCCGCTCTATATGTCGCCCGAACAATGCCGGGGCGAGCGTCTGTCACCGCGTTCGGACATCTATTCTCTGGGCGTGATCACGTACCAGATGCTCTCCGGCCGAACGCCGTTCGAAGGCGACTTCACGAGCGTGATGAGCGCGCACAAAGAGATTCCGCCGCCGCCGCTCGAAGCCCGAAAGATCCCTCGAAAGGTCAGAAAGGTCGTCCATTCGGCACTTTCGAAGAGTCCGGACGAACGACCGCAGGACGCGCAGGCGTTTGCTGCGCGACTTCAGGCAAGTTCCGAAGGTATCGGCGCTTTGCTCAATCGCGCGATGACGATCTTCAGCGAGCGGTTGACGACGTTTCTGGCGATCGGAATCCTTGTTTCGATTCCGGCGCTGTTAATCGGTTCGATCCGCGGCGGGTTCAAGTTCGCCGTCGGTGTGGAATGGATCAAGGAGTCGGCACTGACGACTCTGGGTATCGGCGTGATGGAACTTTTGGCGTTTTTGCTCCAGATCTTCACGGCCGCGATCCTGGTCGGCGTCATCACCTGGGTTGTCGCCCAGATACTTGCCGTTCCGCTGCGGCCGATCGTGTTGCGTACCGCGTTCGCGAAGGTTCGCCAGCGGTTGCGGCCCTTGGTGCTTACGGTCACGGCAAGCACGTTTCTGGCGCTCGTCGGATGGATCGTAGCTTTGATCCCGGCCGGAATAGCCGGCGGAGTATTCGGGGTTCCGGTATATTACCTGATCGGTCAATCGGCGGGTTTCATCGTCGGCGGGGCCGTCAGCGGGATCGTCTGGTTGTTCGTCGGGGTCGGTGCCTCCGCGTTGTTGATGCTTGTCGCCCCGTCGATAATGATGGAAGGAATCACCGGGCGAGCCGCGTTCAGGCGTTCGATACGGCTTGTTCGCCGGTCGTTCTCGACGGTTTTTGCCGCCGCGCTGCTGAATTACGTTGTTCCGGTCCTTCTCGGCGCGCTCATCGGCGCCGTTATCTCGGGACTTTTCAAACTTGAGGCGAAGAATGAATCGGTTGCCCCGGGCGCGCCCGTTTCGGAGAAGCGTGAAGACGGTTTGAATGTCAGGCTCAGCGGACCGGTCGTCGACGGCGCTGCGAACGAAGTCGCGGCGGACGACCCGGATCGAAACGCGAAAATGATGCGCCGCTCGCTGGCGACCGGGATCTTCGAATTGCTGTGGGCGCCGATCACCGTTTTGATCTCGACGATCACGTCGATCATTACCGCCTTGATCTATTTCAAAACGCGGCAGGCCGGCGGCGAGTCGATGCAGGACCTGCTCGAACAGTTTGAGGAAACCGAACAGCCGAAGCCGAAATGGCAACAGCGCGTTCAAGACCGGCTGATCCAGTCCGGCCGGATCACAAGCAAGCCTTAA
- a CDS encoding VWA domain-containing protein → MFIVVVLAGTVPVAAQELVKQINVGDGATVEIVNRFGRIEVVAAGKDEPSMLKAASARGVVEREVASSAANGRTRFEITPLDPKKRIDIVLRVPERVSLKLETVAGEIRISGNFAVVQAATETGTIATDVPLDDVSYSFLWTASRPRVLSDKKLSEVKEKSAGRFVIAGTIVKKADDADKEKPDPVSLSFTTARGIVLLNVNPSEVPSDLRERPLTNAAKAVIRSGDGLLMEAIRRASPKYFGEYAATLPPLKLEPRFTPASQRPAGVNSDVKRVLARITDLNNRAVPDLKKNDFQVIEAGEEREIVSVEQTTAPFNLVLLLDVSGSVENYVDFIRKAARAFIATASPNDKIAIIIFNEDVKQLSTFTADKAKLSESLDTFDAGGGTSYYDAVAFVLAETLRPLRGAPSAVVVLTDGDDNHSFLPFDALVGSIQESGALIYPLYVPSGLIAASRSQDLNQPIDTVRSRYMGLTSKAEGEGERLAQVSGGVYYPISQLGEIQKAYDDIVLQLRTAYSVTFRSNLYDPGDKRTASPRLKVKIKRENAFVRLGSVVEVKQ, encoded by the coding sequence TTGTTCATTGTCGTTGTCCTTGCCGGCACGGTTCCGGTTGCCGCGCAGGAGTTGGTCAAACAGATCAATGTCGGAGACGGCGCGACGGTCGAAATCGTCAATCGCTTCGGACGCATAGAAGTCGTAGCGGCCGGCAAAGACGAGCCGTCGATGCTGAAAGCCGCATCGGCTCGCGGCGTCGTTGAGCGTGAGGTGGCGTCCTCCGCGGCCAACGGCCGGACGCGGTTCGAGATCACCCCGCTCGATCCGAAAAAGAGGATCGATATCGTGCTCAGAGTCCCGGAACGCGTGAGTCTGAAACTCGAGACGGTCGCGGGCGAGATCAGGATTTCGGGGAATTTCGCCGTCGTTCAGGCGGCGACGGAGACGGGAACGATCGCGACCGACGTCCCGCTCGACGACGTTTCCTACAGTTTCTTGTGGACCGCCTCGCGGCCGCGCGTCCTGAGCGACAAAAAGCTTTCCGAGGTCAAGGAAAAGTCGGCCGGCCGGTTCGTGATCGCCGGCACGATCGTCAAAAAAGCCGATGACGCGGACAAAGAGAAACCTGACCCGGTCTCTCTGAGTTTTACTACCGCGCGCGGCATTGTCCTTTTGAACGTCAATCCCAGCGAAGTTCCGTCAGACCTCCGCGAGCGTCCGCTGACAAATGCCGCGAAAGCCGTCATTCGAAGCGGCGACGGCTTGTTGATGGAAGCCATACGCCGCGCGAGTCCGAAGTATTTCGGGGAGTACGCGGCGACGCTGCCGCCGCTCAAACTCGAACCGCGCTTCACCCCGGCGAGCCAGCGGCCCGCCGGTGTGAACTCGGATGTCAAACGGGTTCTCGCGCGGATCACGGACCTCAATAACCGCGCGGTTCCGGATCTGAAGAAAAATGATTTTCAGGTGATCGAAGCGGGCGAGGAGCGCGAGATCGTTTCGGTCGAGCAGACGACGGCGCCGTTCAATTTGGTGCTGTTGCTCGACGTTTCGGGCAGCGTCGAAAACTACGTCGATTTCATACGCAAGGCGGCCCGCGCGTTCATTGCGACGGCGAGCCCGAACGACAAGATCGCGATCATCATTTTCAACGAGGACGTGAAACAGCTTTCGACGTTCACCGCGGACAAAGCGAAGCTCTCCGAATCGCTCGACACCTTCGACGCCGGAGGCGGAACCTCTTACTACGACGCGGTCGCCTTTGTTCTCGCCGAGACCCTGCGCCCGTTGCGCGGCGCTCCGTCGGCGGTCGTCGTACTCACCGACGGCGACGATAATCATTCGTTTTTGCCGTTTGACGCGCTGGTCGGATCGATCCAGGAAAGCGGCGCGCTGATCTATCCGCTTTATGTGCCGTCGGGGCTGATCGCGGCGTCGAGATCGCAGGATCTGAATCAACCGATCGACACCGTCCGCAGCCGCTATATGGGTCTCACGAGCAAGGCCGAGGGCGAGGGCGAAAGGCTCGCGCAGGTGTCCGGCGGCGTTTATTATCCGATCTCGCAACTGGGCGAGATCCAAAAAGCATACGACGACATCGTGCTCCAGCTTCGAACCGCATATTCGGTGACGTTTCGTTCGAATCTGTACGATCCGGGCGACAAACGCACCGCGTCACCGCGTCTTAAAGTCAAGATCAAACGCGAGAACGCCTTTGTCAGGCTCGGATCGGTCGTGGAAGTCAAACAATAG
- a CDS encoding prepilin-type N-terminal cleavage/methylation domain-containing protein — MRRKLKDQAGFNLIELMIVIAIIALLVAVGIPAWSSMVRAGNETSAAQTIQTIRTCQATYSGKNKGKFASFADLVKSGCLDSDKFSSEQAVIAGYVFVQKVEEPSGTKPAFFAVNADPQVGDGIQRTGDRHFYFDSTLGAVKVTDENRPAKADDPSM, encoded by the coding sequence GTGCGTCGTAAGTTAAAGGATCAGGCGGGTTTCAACTTGATTGAGTTGATGATCGTGATCGCCATCATCGCATTGCTCGTCGCCGTCGGAATCCCCGCTTGGAGTTCGATGGTCCGCGCCGGTAACGAAACTTCCGCCGCGCAGACCATCCAGACGATCCGCACCTGTCAGGCGACTTATTCGGGCAAGAACAAAGGCAAGTTCGCCTCGTTCGCGGATCTCGTCAAATCGGGTTGTCTCGACAGCGACAAGTTCAGCAGCGAACAGGCGGTGATCGCCGGATATGTGTTCGTCCAGAAGGTCGAAGAACCGTCGGGAACGAAGCCGGCGTTCTTTGCGGTCAACGCCGATCCGCAGGTCGGCGACGGGATCCAGCGAACCGGCGATCGCCATTTCTATTTTGACTCGACGCTCGGCGCCGTCAAGGTGACGGACGAAAACCGTCCGGCGAAGGCCGATGATCCGTCGATGTGA
- a CDS encoding zf-HC2 domain-containing protein: protein MEKCFDEGTLQAFLDNELDSGEARRVSRHIADCVSCAELLAVVEEETAFVFGALDPELNTLVPTQRLWTKINDSIRGEERGGWLRPLTAMLSQFSLPTVAAYGSLLIVAGSFAFFLLTKQDDAMTAMASRSANISFERTRSEPVVDSVAPSFKQPADDFQAVRAVLGRPDPSRRIRTDRDTAAVVTRFVEGEETYVKTISNLERTVDKSKDALLSPSSRFAYEKDLAVINDAITRMRREVRRNPKSDIARQVLLNSYQNKIDLLNSVNGRGELMASMR, encoded by the coding sequence ATGGAAAAGTGTTTCGATGAAGGCACATTGCAGGCCTTTTTGGACAATGAACTTGATAGCGGCGAAGCTCGGCGCGTCTCGCGCCACATTGCCGATTGCGTTTCGTGCGCGGAATTGCTGGCGGTCGTCGAAGAAGAAACGGCGTTCGTTTTCGGCGCTCTCGATCCGGAATTGAACACTCTGGTTCCGACGCAGCGTTTGTGGACCAAAATCAATGATTCGATCAGGGGTGAAGAGCGTGGTGGCTGGCTGCGGCCTTTGACGGCGATGCTGTCGCAGTTCTCGCTGCCGACGGTCGCGGCGTACGGCAGCCTTCTTATCGTCGCCGGGTCGTTCGCGTTTTTCCTTCTGACGAAACAAGACGACGCGATGACCGCAATGGCGAGCCGCAGCGCGAACATCAGTTTCGAACGGACTCGCTCCGAACCGGTTGTCGATTCGGTCGCGCCCTCTTTCAAGCAACCGGCCGACGATTTTCAAGCAGTCCGCGCCGTTCTCGGCCGTCCCGATCCGTCACGGCGCATCCGGACGGATCGCGACACGGCGGCGGTAGTGACCCGTTTCGTCGAGGGCGAAGAGACGTACGTCAAGACGATCTCGAATCTCGAACGCACGGTCGACAAGAGCAAGGACGCCCTGCTCAGTCCGTCATCGCGGTTCGCATATGAAAAGGACCTGGCGGTCATAAACGACGCCATCACGAGAATGCGGCGTGAAGTCCGCCGAAATCCGAAAAGCGACATCGCGCGACAGGTGCTGCTCAATTCGTACCAGAACAAGATCGATCTGCTCAACTCGGTCAACGGCCGAGGGGAACTGATGGCGAGTATGCGATAA
- the xseA gene encoding exodeoxyribonuclease VII large subunit, with protein MPQPLLKSLFDDEERRPLTVSELNAEVRGVLERRFASVWLEGEIVNFSAANSGHWYFTLHDDSSQIKAACFRGTNYRIRFRPFDGLQVRVRGRVSVYEPKGEYQLIVDSLEPVGEGALLVAFEQIRAKLAKEGLFDQKLKRKLPFLPRRVGVVTSPNGAAFHDIFNVLTRRASSVSIVLIPARVQGEFAAEEIRKGIELANRLNQNGDEKSRIDVLIVGRGGGSREDLWAFNEEHLARAIRASEIPVISAVGHEIDETIADYVADYRAPTPSAAAEIVAASEVQIAGFIEDRSRALARAVERRLIQARAAFQRLELAPVFGEFPRHLREQRRGVEAIGVSLRESLLKLLRESQIRLESARSRLSPIRLAARTGDQKTRLAVLKTRHAAAMTKLMEWRAKELNVKSASLDALSPLKVLGRGYSIARNGSGKIVTSVDQVSADENVQIRLANGTILSRVVSTEKN; from the coding sequence ATGCCTCAACCTCTGCTCAAATCATTGTTCGACGACGAAGAACGTCGTCCGTTGACGGTTTCGGAACTCAACGCCGAAGTCCGCGGGGTTCTGGAGCGGCGTTTCGCATCGGTTTGGCTCGAAGGCGAGATCGTCAATTTTTCGGCGGCGAATTCGGGCCATTGGTATTTCACGCTTCACGACGATTCTTCCCAGATCAAAGCCGCGTGCTTTCGGGGCACGAACTACCGGATTCGTTTCCGACCGTTCGACGGACTGCAGGTGCGCGTTCGCGGGCGGGTTTCGGTTTACGAGCCGAAGGGCGAATACCAGCTGATCGTCGATTCGCTCGAGCCGGTCGGAGAAGGCGCGCTGCTCGTCGCGTTTGAGCAGATCCGCGCGAAACTCGCCAAAGAAGGCCTTTTCGATCAGAAGCTGAAACGCAAACTGCCGTTTCTGCCGCGCCGCGTCGGCGTCGTTACGAGCCCCAACGGGGCCGCGTTTCACGACATTTTCAACGTTCTGACGCGCCGCGCATCGTCCGTCAGCATCGTTCTCATTCCGGCCCGCGTACAGGGCGAATTTGCTGCCGAGGAGATCCGAAAGGGAATCGAACTCGCGAACCGGCTCAACCAAAACGGTGACGAGAAATCGCGCATCGACGTTCTCATCGTCGGCCGCGGCGGCGGATCGCGCGAAGACCTTTGGGCCTTCAACGAAGAACATCTGGCGCGTGCCATCCGCGCTTCGGAGATTCCGGTGATCTCGGCCGTCGGGCACGAGATCGACGAGACGATCGCCGATTATGTCGCCGATTATCGCGCACCGACCCCGTCGGCGGCCGCAGAGATCGTCGCCGCATCCGAGGTTCAGATCGCAGGTTTCATCGAAGACCGTTCACGCGCGCTCGCTCGCGCTGTCGAACGGCGGCTGATCCAGGCCCGCGCGGCATTTCAACGCCTCGAACTCGCGCCTGTGTTCGGCGAGTTTCCCCGGCATTTGCGCGAACAACGGCGTGGCGTCGAGGCGATCGGCGTTTCTTTGCGCGAATCGCTCTTGAAATTGCTCCGCGAATCTCAAATTCGGCTCGAATCGGCGCGGTCGCGGCTTTCGCCGATCCGTTTGGCGGCGCGAACCGGCGATCAAAAAACACGTCTCGCGGTGCTCAAGACGCGCCACGCGGCGGCGATGACCAAGCTGATGGAATGGCGGGCCAAGGAGTTGAACGTCAAATCGGCATCGCTCGACGCGCTTTCGCCGCTCAAGGTCCTCGGCCGCGGCTACTCGATCGCAAGGAATGGTTCCGGCAAGATCGTTACCTCCGTAGATCAGGTTTCAGCGGATGAAAACGTGCAAATCCGGCTCGCAAATGGCACAATATTATCGCGTGTTGTTTCGACGGAGAAGAATTGA
- a CDS encoding DUF58 domain-containing protein has product MDFRRLSQLFSVKDLRNGLLGMVVVFGGLGWAFFTIWAHRSGNPQLAGIAAAVSLVFVLLILIFVVPPLARNASAEASQMNLPFEFTVGGALVLGLIAVVGFAAWNTGNNLLFLVLSFLAASLIVAFVAGSACLKKLDVKMRFPETIFAGEATPIIVSLHNRKWLFPTLSVITEVRGRERERSALTDEVKKIIPEKWAEKLTRPPIIKHTLDYFVFVPRRGEIENKAEHVFPRRGRFLIRDFELSTRFPFGFFRHRRRLSAQAAEICIFPAIQPHEEVLGDLPLEIGKLVANKRGAGQDLLALRDYQPMDDMRRVDWKATARTRRIIVREFSAEDDKRVTVVFDTRMPKPLKPKTLRQRLDDERKATKLSADEERFESGVSRTASLLSFFNEEQAEIRLAVDEEYGEYGIGREHLHGCLRRLATIEPSIVEEFENSKFEESLADAADERDRSHTFAVTTVKAEALNPETVQRIGIVNF; this is encoded by the coding sequence ATGGATTTCCGACGTCTCAGTCAGCTTTTCAGTGTTAAAGATCTGCGCAACGGACTGCTCGGGATGGTCGTCGTGTTTGGCGGACTGGGTTGGGCGTTTTTCACAATCTGGGCCCACCGGTCGGGAAATCCGCAGCTTGCCGGGATCGCCGCCGCCGTATCGCTCGTTTTCGTTCTCCTGATACTGATCTTCGTCGTGCCGCCACTGGCACGCAACGCCAGTGCAGAGGCGTCGCAGATGAATTTGCCGTTTGAATTCACCGTCGGCGGCGCGCTCGTGCTCGGATTGATCGCGGTCGTCGGATTCGCGGCCTGGAACACGGGCAACAATCTGCTCTTCCTCGTTCTTTCGTTTCTTGCCGCCTCTCTCATTGTCGCGTTTGTTGCGGGCAGCGCCTGCCTTAAGAAACTCGACGTCAAGATGCGGTTTCCGGAAACGATCTTCGCCGGCGAGGCGACGCCGATCATCGTCAGCCTGCACAATCGAAAATGGTTGTTTCCGACGCTTTCCGTGATAACCGAGGTTCGCGGACGCGAGCGCGAACGATCCGCGCTGACCGACGAGGTCAAAAAGATCATTCCCGAAAAATGGGCCGAGAAACTGACGCGGCCGCCGATCATCAAACACACGCTCGATTATTTCGTCTTCGTTCCGCGCCGCGGCGAGATCGAAAACAAGGCCGAACACGTCTTCCCGCGACGCGGCCGGTTCCTTATCCGCGATTTCGAGCTTTCGACGCGTTTTCCGTTCGGGTTCTTCCGGCATCGCCGGCGACTTTCCGCGCAGGCCGCCGAGATATGCATCTTTCCGGCGATCCAACCGCACGAAGAAGTCCTCGGCGACCTTCCGCTCGAAATCGGCAAGCTCGTCGCCAACAAACGCGGTGCGGGCCAGGATCTTCTCGCGCTGCGCGACTACCAGCCGATGGACGATATGCGCCGTGTCGATTGGAAGGCGACGGCCCGCACGCGCCGCATTATCGTGCGCGAGTTTTCCGCCGAAGACGACAAACGCGTCACCGTCGTTTTCGATACGCGGATGCCGAAACCGTTGAAGCCAAAGACGTTGCGTCAACGGCTCGACGATGAGCGAAAAGCGACGAAACTTTCCGCTGACGAAGAGCGTTTTGAATCTGGAGTCAGCCGAACCGCTTCGCTGCTTTCATTTTTCAACGAAGAGCAGGCCGAGATCAGGCTTGCGGTCGACGAAGAATACGGCGAATACGGCATCGGGCGCGAGCATCTGCACGGATGTCTGCGCCGGTTGGCAACAATAGAACCGAGCATCGTCGAAGAATTTGAGAATTCGAAGTTTGAAGAATCGTTGGCGGACGCCGCCGACGAACGCGACCGGAGTCATACTTTCGCCGTGACGACCGTCAAGGCCGAGGCGCTCAATCCGGAAACCGTTCAGCGGATCGGTATCGTCAACTTCTGA
- a CDS encoding MoxR family ATPase, with amino-acid sequence MRDWLVKDAGTAPGTVANSFNADEKIGELQAMIGRVIKGKPETVKLALVALLAKGHLLIEDVPGIGKTTLANALARALDLTFQRVQFTSDLLPSDVIGLSIFNQRNATFEWKAGPIFANIVLADEINRATPKTQSALLEAMAEEQITVEGISRPLPRPFMVVATQNPAEHHGTYPLPESQLDRFMLRLHVGYPDKSDERQILRDRERENPLEFVRPVMNESELVELQRVTSQVRVADELVDYLLEIVELTRRSEALELGISPRGSLALFRSAQAMALIEGREFCIADDVKRLVLPVFGHRVMVNSRSSSLKNKSREAEQALNDILQKTNVPV; translated from the coding sequence ATGAGAGACTGGCTAGTTAAAGACGCGGGCACCGCACCGGGCACCGTGGCAAATAGTTTTAACGCGGACGAAAAGATCGGCGAACTTCAGGCGATGATCGGGCGCGTCATCAAGGGCAAGCCGGAGACGGTCAAGCTCGCGCTCGTCGCGCTGCTCGCCAAAGGCCATTTGCTGATCGAGGACGTTCCCGGGATCGGAAAAACGACGCTTGCGAACGCGCTCGCGCGCGCGCTCGACCTGACGTTCCAACGCGTTCAGTTCACCAGCGATCTCTTGCCGTCAGACGTTATCGGTCTTTCGATCTTCAACCAACGAAACGCGACTTTCGAGTGGAAGGCCGGACCGATCTTCGCGAACATCGTGCTCGCCGACGAGATCAACCGCGCGACGCCGAAAACGCAATCAGCGCTGCTTGAGGCGATGGCCGAGGAACAGATCACGGTCGAAGGCATCTCGCGACCTTTGCCGCGCCCATTTATGGTCGTCGCGACGCAAAATCCGGCCGAGCACCACGGCACGTATCCGCTCCCGGAATCGCAACTCGACCGGTTTATGCTGCGCCTCCACGTCGGTTATCCGGACAAATCCGATGAGCGCCAGATCCTGCGCGATCGCGAGCGCGAGAATCCGCTCGAATTCGTCCGGCCGGTGATGAACGAATCGGAGTTGGTCGAACTTCAGCGAGTAACGTCGCAAGTCCGGGTCGCGGACGAACTAGTCGATTATCTGCTTGAAATAGTTGAACTTACGCGTCGAAGCGAAGCACTTGAGCTTGGCATTAGTCCGCGCGGGTCGCTCGCTCTGTTTCGTTCGGCGCAGGCGATGGCATTGATCGAAGGCCGCGAATTTTGCATCGCCGACGATGTCAAACGGCTCGTGCTTCCGGTATTCGGCCACCGCGTGATGGTCAACTCGCGATCTTCCAGTCTGAAGAACAAATCTCGCGAAGCCGAACAGGCATTGAACGATATTTTGCAGAAGACAAATGTTCCGGTGTAG